TTGCTGTAGAAACGCCGTAGCCTGCTTTCACAACCTGATCTGCAGCTTCATAGGTTAAAGTTCCGGATTTTGAAACGATACCAACTCTACCTTTTTTAAATACAAAACCTGGCATAATACCGATTTTGGCTTCATCAGAAGTAATGATTCCAGGGCAATTCGGCCCGATCAAACGGGTTTCTCTGTCAGCGATATAGGCTTTTACTTTCACCATATCTTCAACCGGAATACCTTCAGTAATACAAACGATTACCTTGATTCCTGCATCGGCAGCTTCCATAATAGCGTCGGCAGCAAATGCGGGCGGAACGAAAATAATTGAAACATTGGCTCCGGCTTTTTCAACAGACTCCGAAACGGTATTGAAAACGGGCTTGCCTAAGTGCTCGGATCCACCTTTACCCGGTGTTACACCTCCGATTACATTGGTTCCGTACTCGATCATCTGCTGTGCGTGGAAAGTTCCTTCGTTTCCTGTAAATCCCTGTACA
This window of the Flavobacteriaceae bacterium 3519-10 genome carries:
- a CDS encoding Succinyl-CoA ligase [ADP-forming] alpha chain; its protein translation is MSVLVNKDSKVVVQGFTGNEGTFHAQQMIEYGTNVIGGVTPGKGGSEHLGKPVFNTVSESVEKAGANVSIIFVPPAFAADAIMEAADAGIKVIVCITEGIPVEDMVKVKAYIADRETRLIGPNCPGIITSDEAKIGIMPGFVFKKGRVGIVSKSGTLTYEAADQVVKAGYGVSTAIGIGGDPIIGTTTKEALELFINDPETDAVVMIGEIGGNLEAEAARWYKESGSTKPVVGFIAGQTAPKGRTMGHAGAIVGGDEDTAQAKMAIMSENGINVVDSPAEIGATVAKVLG